In one Butyrivibrio proteoclasticus B316 genomic region, the following are encoded:
- the atpC gene encoding ATP synthase F1 subunit epsilon has product MSDARVATFGLQVISVNGMFYDDRAEEIILPLDDGELAILAGHEEMILALNDGVIKIKKPGGEWIYGVVSLGSVQVANNRCIVIVNTVERPEDIDKRRAQEAYEFAMEHLQQKQSIKEFKKSQAGLARALTRLKAASKYSD; this is encoded by the coding sequence ATGAGTGATGCAAGAGTAGCAACCTTTGGTCTTCAGGTTATTTCTGTTAATGGTATGTTCTATGATGACAGAGCTGAGGAGATCATTTTACCTCTGGATGATGGTGAACTGGCAATACTGGCCGGTCATGAGGAAATGATCCTTGCTCTTAATGACGGTGTCATCAAGATTAAAAAGCCTGGTGGAGAATGGATTTACGGTGTTGTGAGTCTGGGATCTGTTCAGGTTGCCAATAACAGATGTATTGTAATAGTTAACACTGTAGAGAGACCTGAGGATATAGATAAGAGAAGAGCCCAGGAAGCATATGAGTTTGCTATGGAGCATCTTCAGCAGAAGCAGTCGATCAAGGAGTTTAAGAAGTCTCAGGCAGGACTTGCCAGAGCTCTTACAAGGCTTAAAGCTGCTTCTAAATATTCTGACTGA